Proteins from one Cryptomeria japonica chromosome 4, Sugi_1.0, whole genome shotgun sequence genomic window:
- the LOC131065513 gene encoding F-box/kelch-repeat protein At3g24760, with translation MAAETNGEGSISQSLPDDVMEMIVAFLSISDLPRAALVCKQWHSFIASSPICRELSHSLHKCKPWLFLVGAKKRRCLGFDPGARRWIRLPPFSLNPDEQDVIIMEGDGFIFSISGDRLKFMNSFLNPRKWRESAAAMQVWRQNPLICHDRGKLIMIGGVHEFEENPLSVEMLDLKSGEWEMCDPLPGEFGQKASSTWLSSAVFSGKIYVLEKWKGDFCCYELQSKRWGKVMSVRPLASSSSSQCVKYFCLACRIGLVLAGLIRENGDLSFRMYIVEENKMECKEGTELRMPDEMLKLIAGRETSEEEEEEEEYSSSSYAEHIECRGEGDLVYVFSKSRYVNKRRVCLFDFSTGVWEMLADNDGGLCMDWREGVLFVCCSVTLEETSPVI, from the coding sequence ATGGCAGCAGAGACGAATGGCGAAGGATCGATCTCACAATCATTGCCAGATGATGTGATGGAGATGATTGTAGCCTTCCTTTCCATCTCAGATCTTCCCAGAGCGGCTCTCGTCTGCAAGCAATGGCATTCTTTCATCGCATCCAGTCCTATTTGTAGAGAGCTTTCCCATTCTCTTCACAAATGCAAACCCTGGTTATTTCTTGTGGGAGCCAAGAAAAGACGATGTCTAGGGTTCGATCCCGGAGCCCGCAGGTGGATTCGTCTACCGCCGTTCAGCCTAAATCCTGACGAACAAGATGTAATCATTATGGAAGGCGATGGATTTATATTTTCCATTTCAGGCGACCGACTAAAATTCATGAACAGTTTCTTAAATCCGCGGAAATGGCGAGAGAGTGCTGCAGCTATGCAGGTGTGGCGACAGAATCCGCTTATCTGTCACGATCGAGGAAAATTGATTATGATTGGGGGAGTTCATGAGTTCGAAGAAAATCCGTTGAGCGTGGAAATGCTTGACCTGAAATCAGGGGAGTGGGAAATGTGCGATCCATTGCCAGGGGAATTCGGACAAAAAGCTTCGTCCACCTGGCTTTCTTCGGCCGTCTTTAGTGGCAAAATTTATGTATTGGAAAAATGGAAGGGAGATTTCTGTTGTTATGAGTTGCAGAGCAAGCGCTGGGGAAAGGTAATGAGTGTGAGACCGTTGGCGTCGTCTTCTTCTTCTCAATGTGTTAAATATTTCTGTTTAGCGTGCAGGATTGGATTGGTTTTAGCGGGTTTAATTAGGGAAAATGGAGATCTGAGCTTCCGGATGTATATTGTGGAGGAGAATAAGATGGAGTGTAAAGAGGGCACGGAATTACGAATGCCGGATGAAATGCTGAAATTGATTGCAGGCAGAGAAACGAgcgaggaagaggaagaggaagaggaatactcatcatcatcatatgcagAGCACATCGAATGCAGGGGCGAGGGGGATCTGGTTTATGTATTCAGCAAATCGAGGTACGTGAACAAAAGGCGCGTTTGTTTATTTGATTTCAGCACAGGGGTTTGGGAGATGTTGGCAGATAATGATGGCGGTTTGTGCATGGATTGGCGAGAGGGGGTATTATTTGTGTGTTGTTCTGTTACGCTTGAGGAGACATCGCCGGTTATTTAA